In Primulina eburnea isolate SZY01 chromosome 3, ASM2296580v1, whole genome shotgun sequence, one DNA window encodes the following:
- the LOC140827878 gene encoding GDP-mannose 3,5-epimerase 2 isoform X2: protein MGTAGESNYGAYTYENLEREPYWPSESLRISITGAGGFIASHIARRLKNEGHYIIASDWKKNEHMTEDMFCNEFHLVDLRVMDNCLKVTKGVDHVFNLAADMGGMGFIQSNHSVIMYNNTMISFNMIEAARINGVKRFFYASSACIYPEFKQLDTNVSLKESDAWPAEPQDAYGLEKLASEEICKHYNKDFGIECRIGRFHNIYGPFGTWKGGREKAPAAFCRKAITSTDKFEMWGDGLQTRSFTFIDECVEGVLRLTKSDFREPVNIGSDEMVSMNEMAGMVLSFDNKKLPIHNIPGPEGVRGRNSDNTLIKEKLGWAPSMKLKDGLRITYTWIKEQIEKEKAKGVDLSTYGSSKVVGTQAPVQLGSLRAADGKE, encoded by the exons atgggCACCGCTGGCGAAAGCAATTATGGAGCATACACATATGAAAATCTTGAGAGGGAGCCTTATTGGCCTTCAGAAAGTCTCCGAATTTCCATCACCGGAGCTGGCGGGTTCATTGCTTCGCATATCGCAAGACGTTTGAAAAATGAGGGTCATTATATTATAGCTTCAGATTGGAAGAAAAACGAACACATGACTGAGGACATGTTCTGCAATGAATTCCATCTTGTCGATCTGAGGGTGATGGATAACTGtctgaaagttaccaaaggagttgATCATGTATTTAATCTTGCTGCTGATATGGGAGGAATGGGATTCATTCAGTCAAATCACTCTGTTATCATGTACAATAATACGATGATCAGCTTTAATATGATTGAGGCCGCAAGGATCAATGGAGTTAAGAG GTTTTTCTACGCCTCTAGTGCATGCATATATCCAGAATTTAAGCAACTGGATACCAACGTGAGCTTGAAGGAATCTGATGCCTGGCCTGCCGAG CCACAAGATGCTTATGGGCTAGAGAAGCTTGCATCGGAGGAAATTTGTAAACACTACAACAAGGACTTCGGAATTGAGTGCCGCATAGGAAGGTTTCATAACATTTATGGTCCTTTTGGAACATGGAAAG GTGGGAGGGAGAAAGCACCTGCTGCTTTCTGTAGGAAGGCCATTACATCTACTGATAAATTTGAGATGTGGGGTGATGGGCTACAAACTCGATCTTTTACGTTCATTGACGAATGTGTTGAGGGTGTTTTGAG ATTGACTAAGTCTGACTTCCGGGAGCCAGTAAACATAGGAAGCGATGAGATGGTGAGCATGAATGAGATGGCTGGGATGGTCCTAAGCTTTGACAACAAGAAGCTTCCCATCCATAATATTCCAGGACCGGAGGGCGTCCGTGGTCGAAACTCGGACAACACTCTAATAAAGGAGAAGCTTGGTTGGGCTCCTTCTATGAAACTAAAG GATGGACTGAGAATCACGTATACGTGGATCAAAGAACAAATCGAGAAAGAAAAAGCCAAGGGCGTCGATTTGTCCACCTACGGTTCATCAAAAGTTGTTGGAACACAAGCTCCGGTTCAACTTGGTTCGCTTCGTGCTGCTGATGGCAAAGAATGA
- the LOC140827885 gene encoding uncharacterized protein, with translation MPFPMRIQPMDCGESPIRYGVVKTPVLKSRLKRFFDRPFNGVLKISAADNKPAIGTADAEFELSSVCLDKMVQNFMEDNNEKHLTSAASAVKCGRNRCNCFNGNSNDSSDDEFDFFSDSATANSSFSDPSDSLKSLIPCATMAERNLLADTSKIVEKNKGCKSKDDLRKLVTDGLIALAYDASVCKSKWEKASSIPAGEYEYIDVIIEGERILIDVDFRSEFEIARSTSSYKAILQCLPYIFVGKSDRLLPIISLASEAARQSLKKKGMHIAPWRKAEYVKCKWLSPHTRITQLKSDDIPSSNEPPGPGTGPRNPEVMEVLDSEVGELDLIFGESNVEEPKSPVRQVILPVAWQLKSDNIPPSNKPRATRPPNPEVMEVLDSEVGELNLIFGESNFEEPKSPVKQVIPPVAWQLPAVRPKSLERGNRVVVTGLASLLK, from the exons ATGCCTTTTCCGATGAGAATCCAGCCTATGGATTGCGGAGAATCGCCGATCCGATATGGCGTCGTCAAGACGCCGGTGTTGAAATCTCGGCTGAAGCGGTTTTTTGACCGACCGTTCAATGGTGTTTTGAAGATTTCGGCGGCTGATAACAAGCCTGCAATCGGAACGGCAGATGCTGAGTTTGAGCTGAGCTCGGTTTGTTTGGATAAAATGGTTCAGAATTTCATGGAAGATAACAACGAAAAACACCTGACTTCCGCTGCTTCTGCCGTGAAATGCGGTCGTAACCGCTGCAATTGTTTTAATGGTAACAGTAACGACAGCTCCGACGACGAATTTGATTTCTTCTCTGATTCGGCCACGGCTAATTCATCTTTCAGCGATCCCTCCGACTCTCTCAAG AGCTTGATTCCTTGTGCGACTATGGCGGAGAGAAATCTATTGGCAGACACTTCTAAAATCGTTGAAAAGAACAAAGGTTGCAAAAGCAAAGACGATTTGAGGAAACTCGTTACCGATGGTCTGATAGCTCTTGCTTACGACGCCTCTGTTTGTAAATCCAAATGGGAAAAAGCTTCGTCCATCCCAGCAG GAGAATACGAGTACATTGATGTGATAATCGAGGGCGAGAGAATACTGATCGATGTAGATTTCCGATCGGAGTTCGAAATCGCCCGATCCACAAGCAGCTACAAGGCGATTCTGCAGTGTCTTCCGTACATATTCGTCGGAAAATCCGACCGGCTTCTTCCGATCATTTCACTCGCCTCTGAAGCGGCGCGTCAGAGCTTGAAGAAGAAAGGTATGCACATCGCTCCGTGGCGCAAAGCCGAGTACGTCAAATGCAAATGGCTTAGCCCTCACACTCGCATCACCCAGCTGAAATCAGATGACATCCCCTCAAGCAACGAACCACCTGGACCCGGAACCGGACCACGAAATCCGGAAGTTATGGAGGTCTTGGACAGTGAAGTTGGGGAGTTGGATTTGATTTTTGGGGAGTCCAATGTTGAAGAACCCAAGTCGCCGGTGAGGCAGGTGATTCTGCCGGTGGCATGGCAGCTGAAATCAGATAACATCCCCCCAAGCAACAAACCACGCGCAACCAGACCACCAAACCCGGAAGTTATGGAGGTCTTGGACAGTGAAGTTGGAGAGTTGAATTTGATTTTTGGGGAATCCAATTTCGAAGAGCCCAAATCGCCGGTGAAGCAGGTAATTCCACCGGTGGCGTGGCAGCTTCCGGCGGTGAGGCCGAAGAGCTTAGAGAGGGGGAACAGGGTGGTCGTGACCGGACTAGCTTCTCTTCTCAAATAA
- the LOC140827878 gene encoding GDP-mannose 3,5-epimerase 2 isoform X1: MNRNSRMGTAGESNYGAYTYENLEREPYWPSESLRISITGAGGFIASHIARRLKNEGHYIIASDWKKNEHMTEDMFCNEFHLVDLRVMDNCLKVTKGVDHVFNLAADMGGMGFIQSNHSVIMYNNTMISFNMIEAARINGVKRFFYASSACIYPEFKQLDTNVSLKESDAWPAEPQDAYGLEKLASEEICKHYNKDFGIECRIGRFHNIYGPFGTWKGGREKAPAAFCRKAITSTDKFEMWGDGLQTRSFTFIDECVEGVLRLTKSDFREPVNIGSDEMVSMNEMAGMVLSFDNKKLPIHNIPGPEGVRGRNSDNTLIKEKLGWAPSMKLKDGLRITYTWIKEQIEKEKAKGVDLSTYGSSKVVGTQAPVQLGSLRAADGKE, encoded by the exons ATGAATCGAAACTCGAG aatgggCACCGCTGGCGAAAGCAATTATGGAGCATACACATATGAAAATCTTGAGAGGGAGCCTTATTGGCCTTCAGAAAGTCTCCGAATTTCCATCACCGGAGCTGGCGGGTTCATTGCTTCGCATATCGCAAGACGTTTGAAAAATGAGGGTCATTATATTATAGCTTCAGATTGGAAGAAAAACGAACACATGACTGAGGACATGTTCTGCAATGAATTCCATCTTGTCGATCTGAGGGTGATGGATAACTGtctgaaagttaccaaaggagttgATCATGTATTTAATCTTGCTGCTGATATGGGAGGAATGGGATTCATTCAGTCAAATCACTCTGTTATCATGTACAATAATACGATGATCAGCTTTAATATGATTGAGGCCGCAAGGATCAATGGAGTTAAGAG GTTTTTCTACGCCTCTAGTGCATGCATATATCCAGAATTTAAGCAACTGGATACCAACGTGAGCTTGAAGGAATCTGATGCCTGGCCTGCCGAG CCACAAGATGCTTATGGGCTAGAGAAGCTTGCATCGGAGGAAATTTGTAAACACTACAACAAGGACTTCGGAATTGAGTGCCGCATAGGAAGGTTTCATAACATTTATGGTCCTTTTGGAACATGGAAAG GTGGGAGGGAGAAAGCACCTGCTGCTTTCTGTAGGAAGGCCATTACATCTACTGATAAATTTGAGATGTGGGGTGATGGGCTACAAACTCGATCTTTTACGTTCATTGACGAATGTGTTGAGGGTGTTTTGAG ATTGACTAAGTCTGACTTCCGGGAGCCAGTAAACATAGGAAGCGATGAGATGGTGAGCATGAATGAGATGGCTGGGATGGTCCTAAGCTTTGACAACAAGAAGCTTCCCATCCATAATATTCCAGGACCGGAGGGCGTCCGTGGTCGAAACTCGGACAACACTCTAATAAAGGAGAAGCTTGGTTGGGCTCCTTCTATGAAACTAAAG GATGGACTGAGAATCACGTATACGTGGATCAAAGAACAAATCGAGAAAGAAAAAGCCAAGGGCGTCGATTTGTCCACCTACGGTTCATCAAAAGTTGTTGGAACACAAGCTCCGGTTCAACTTGGTTCGCTTCGTGCTGCTGATGGCAAAGAATGA